The Arvicola amphibius chromosome 4, mArvAmp1.2, whole genome shotgun sequence genome includes the window AGCTTGCCAGGAGTGGCTCATGTTTAAGCGGATAGTGCTGGATGGGCAGCGATCCCCGTCTCTGGTTGGGAACAGGGTAGTTGATGGAGGCTGGAAAGATAGGCGGGGAAACAGACAGCAGGGGGCAGATCCTGGTTTCAAAATGGGTTGTCTTAGGAATTGGAAAGTCATTCTGAGACAGAGACCTGAACAGATGGCCTTCTGAGGAGGGGACTGAGGACAGACTGGCTCCTAGGGAAGCTGTCATTTTGGATGAGGAAGGCTAAAAACTcaagcagagagagatagaggattGAATCAAAGGTGGAAAAGATTTGCCTCCCTAGGGCAGGGAGGGTTTAGCCGGGCGTTGGTGCCGCAGGGAAGGCTGAAAGCAAACCTCTCCAGTAGCAGGTCCCTGGTGTAGGAGCTTGTAGTAAGCAAAGTACAGGCCGACCTGGGTGGGGAACAAATCACTTCCTGCCTCTCAGTCCTCAACAGCCTTGCTAGGCGAGGGAATGCACCGCGGGCCGCTGGGCGGGGACACAGACGACTGGCAGATCGGACGGACAGAACTTCCCGGGTTGGGCAGCAGGTCCTCCGGGTTGTGACGTTCCTCGTCCCGCCCTGCACCCCTCCTTCCTTGCCCCGCGCCGGCCTGGTGGTCTCTCTACTCTTTCTTCCCATCGCTCATCGCCCACACCGGCCGTCCAGCCAACTAACTTTCGGTAAGGCTGGGATACACTCTCCACTCCAACATCACCCCAGCTTTGGCTACCACGGACCCCTTCCTGGGCCTCTCGGGTGGGGAAGAAGTACCCGGAAAGCCACGTGTCTTCAGCAACGGAGGTCTTGGGAGCCCACGTGGCCTCCCGGCTTGGTTCGGCCCGGCCTCATTGACTGCATTTCTTGCCCTGGCAGGACCATGGCCAACCTCGAGCGTACCTTCATTGCCATTAAGCCAGATGGCGTGCAGCGCGGCCTGGTGGGGGAGATCATCAAGCGCTTCGAGCAGAAGGGGTTCCGCCTGGTGGCCATGAAGTTCCTTCGGGTAACGCACCCCCTCACCCCCTCACCCCTTCCCCTCTGTTGTTGGGTTCCGGATGTTTTGCCCTCCCTCCAGTGGTTTGTCCACGTTGCCTTTTGGAATTGGAGTCAGGCTTCGTGGCTGATTTCGCTCCCAGGAGAGTCCTTTTCACCTTCTCCCCCCACTAGTCGGTAGTGACCCGCTGGCCCTTTCCCAGGCTGGGGAGGACAGACGCCCTTGGGAAGGTTAAGCCGAGGTAACGTGACTCTCTCTGGCTTGGCTTTCCTCCCGCTGTGCGTCCTGGTGCTGCCCAGGTTCTAGCTGCCTTGCAAAGGGCCTCCACTCTTCTTGGGGCGGCAAGGAGTGGAGTCAGCCTGGGGTCCACACTATAGGGAATGGGTGGGTGAGGTCTTGCAATCCTTTGGTGCTTTAGCGGAAACTTAGGGATCACAGAGGTGTTAAGGCTGCATCCCTCCTTGGTCTGGGATAGTAACTATTTTTCATGTATGTGGCCACCAGCTGAAGGTGTAGTTCACAGTTGGTATAGTGCCTAGTATGAGATGCATCCCCAACCCCGCATAAACagtagggtgtggtggcactACGTAATCTTGGCACTCGGAAAGTGGAGTTAAGAGGTTCAGTCGTTCAGGGTCACCCTTGGCTAACACCTGGAGTTTAAGGGCCTGAGACccagtctaaaaaagaaaaaaaaaatagttgcttttttttttccctccatggggcaaggtttctctatatagacctagctatcctggaactaactctgtagaccaggttgacctcgaactcagagatcccccatctatgcctcccaaatgctgggataaaggaagtgccaccactgcccagctaaaagaTTACTTTTAATAAATACCTACTGAAATTTAATAAAGGGCATCAATTTagttcttgggactggagagaaggctcagaggttaaaacaCTTTATTCTTCTGGAGGACTGGTTTAATTTCCATcacgcacatggcagctcaggccatcttctggcctcagtggacaTGAGACATGCAAAGGATGGAAAGATActcattcaggcaaaacacctatacacataattaGGAAACCCTCTCAGGagcataggcaggcagatagatctctgagtttgaggacagcctggactatacagcaagttccagaccaaccaggactacatagaacctgtctccaaaaacaaaacaaagattgcTTGGGGTTGGAGAGCTGGCCCAGCAGCTAAGAGTATTTGTTGAGGccatgggtttgattcccagcactgcatagtggctcacaaacatctctaaccagttccagggaacctggtaTCTTCTGGCCTTCTGggacaggcacacatgcaggcaaaacactcaaccTTAAAAGTTTGTTATCTGAAATGTTTAGAATCACTTGACGAGGGGAACCTGAGGTTATTTGTTATCTGGCATATTTAGCAAACATTTCACTTTCTAAATCTTGCCTCAAACTACTTGTTTAGTGTTCTGTATCCTTAACATCACTGACAATACTAGAGAGTCTGTGTAGTACTGGCTTTCCTGggactcagatctgcctgcctctatctcccaagtgctgggattaaaggtgtgcaccaccactgcctggttgagtcttttaattttttcagacaagatctctatgtcaggctggctttgagcttgtGATTCCCCTGCCACAgcctaggattataggcatgagctatCATGCAGCTCATGTAAACACTTGCTCTTTTTTTGTCTTGTGTATGGTGTGTTATGTATGTTGGTCCATCTTGTTGGCTCTTGCTCATTGCTGCATATTCCAGTGACCTGGCCAATGAGCTTCCAGGGCAactcctgtcttttttttaaagatttatttattatgtatacaacattctgcctcgatgtatgcccacatgccagaggagggcgccagatctcagtacagatggttgtgagcctccatgtggttgctgggaattgaactcaggacctctggaagagcagccagtgctcttaacctctaagccatctctccagccctgcaactCCTGTCTTTATCTCTCATCTCTGGGTAGGAGGTTCTAGAAAATTCAGACTCAGGTCTACTAGCCTGCACTTTTCCCTCACATGCATTCCCATAGTCATCCTCCTTTTAACAACTGGTGCGGAAGACTGAACACAAGGTcttccacatgctaggcaagcactctaccactgagctgcattcccagctcAAGGgtatctttatgttttttttttctgccataaTGGTGTCAGTTTCATAGCTTGGATCCTTTCGAATGTACTAAGATACCTACCAAACCTGAAATTAAGAACCTGCCATGTTGGAGCACCTACCCCCACCCACTGGGTGGGACAGTCATATTTAAGCCTTTCCAGTTTGTTTCCTGATGGAATCCTCTATCTGCCAGGCTTCTGAGGAACACCTGAAGCAGCACTACATTGACCTGAAAGACCGTCCTTTCTTCCCAGGGCTGGTGAAGTACATGAACTCGGGGCCTGTGGTGGCCATGGTGAGTGTTTGTGAGGGACTAATGGGATTACTCTGCCCTCTGTGTGGCCCAGACTCACCTAGAAGTCTGCCTAgagtactggggttatacatagtcAGGAGTTAACTAGACATTGTGTTTCGGGGGGCTAAAATCAGACTTTTGAAAGACTCTGGGCTGTATAGTTCAGTAGTAAAGCtcatgctgctcttgcaaa containing:
- the LOC119811790 gene encoding nucleoside diphosphate kinase B, which encodes MANLERTFIAIKPDGVQRGLVGEIIKRFEQKGFRLVAMKFLRASEEHLKQHYIDLKDRPFFPGLVKYMNSGPVVAMVWEGLNVVKTGRMMLGETNPADSKPGTIRGDFCIQVGRNIIHGSDSVQSAEKEISLWFKPEELIDYKSCAHDWVYE